Sequence from the Propionispora vibrioides genome:
ACCATACGGCTCTTTCTACCCATAATATACTCCTCTAAGAGCTGTAAAAACAAAAATAAATAACGGTACGTCATATCCAACACCATGACCAGGGAACCGGGCACGCCCAGACAGGCCATTGTTTTTGTCAGTGTATCCCAGCGGGTAGTCGCCATAACCAGCAGCACCGTTCCTAAAGAACCGGCCGTACGCAGCAAAACCGTTACCGCTGCCGTTACTCCCGGCCGGGTTATTGTCAGCACATAACCGGATGGCCCGGTTAAACTAAACAAAGCCTCACCCGGAACAATATGGCCGGTCAAAGCGGGCAACAACAGCCAGCCGCTAAATAGCAGGGTCGGCAGCAGTACACGGCGGCCGTAATAGCGCCACCCAATCCGTGAAACACCGGCCAGAAGACATAATAAACCATGTAGCAAACAGAGCGTCAGCACTTGCTGCGCCCCGGCCAGTGCGATGAGTAGCAGAAAACTTCCCAACACCTTGCTGCGCGGCTCCAACCGCTGCAACAAACCGTTGCGGTCAAGCAGCTTTTCCTGTTCGCCATCGCTTAGCAAAATATTCTGAATGGCCCGCCAGGTTTTCTCCAGATAATGAATGCGCAGCCACCGCCCGCGCGACACTTCCGGCCACACCGGCGGACGCTCCTGGCACAACCATAAAGGAAGGGCTAGTTCTTCCGGCGATTTTTTCATACGTTATCCTTCCTGATGAAAAAATCCACAATGAGAGAGGTTCCCTCATTCGTGGATTATCATGACCCATCAGTTGTTTATCTTTCAGGTAAAT
This genomic interval carries:
- the cbiQ gene encoding cobalt ECF transporter T component CbiQ, whose protein sequence is MKKSPEELALPLWLCQERPPVWPEVSRGRWLRIHYLEKTWRAIQNILLSDGEQEKLLDRNGLLQRLEPRSKVLGSFLLLIALAGAQQVLTLCLLHGLLCLLAGVSRIGWRYYGRRVLLPTLLFSGWLLLPALTGHIVPGEALFSLTGPSGYVLTITRPGVTAAVTVLLRTAGSLGTVLLVMATTRWDTLTKTMACLGVPGSLVMVLDMTYRYLFLFLQLLEEYIMGRKSRMVAGEDQKNSREWIGLALAGFFRMVMEYSREIEAAMRERGYTGRYSYQPPGKLRLADAVFPALMLVICFSVWGS